The sequence below is a genomic window from Lycium ferocissimum isolate CSIRO_LF1 chromosome 9, AGI_CSIRO_Lferr_CH_V1, whole genome shotgun sequence.
GGAGCAAGTATGGGTTCTATGAGAGAGAAGTTAACTTAACCACAGTTAATAAGATAAATCAAATCTTGGTCGTTAAACTATTAATGGGATACGTGTCAAAAAATCTAAATGCTCAACTGGACGAAATGGAGAGAATACTACTGGAGAGGAGCCAAGTCCGTTTATTGTGGGACTAGCCAATTCAACTAGACCGGGATTCATTCCCGTTAGCATTTAGTCATAAGTTAGTCTCTTTTGGTCGGGCTTTGGCCTATAATAAGATTATGAATAAGCTATTCATTCACCATCCGAATTGATTTAGAAAAACTCCTAAATGAAAGTAGACTAGTCAATCGATCGCTGGGATTGAAAGAAAAGCCAATAGATGAGGTAGGCTAGCATAGCATGTGACAAAGTCCGTCTCTTTTGGCAGGGTCtataaaataattgaataaGCTATTTATTTTACATCCTTCCGGATAAAAAAACCTTGTAAATGATAATAGTAGAGTAGTCAATCGATCTCGGTCACTGATAGATAGGAAAGCCTATAGATGAGGTAGGCAATGATAAATTATTGACCAAAAAAGTATATTAAATGAGAAACAATCGTATTttgaatgaaagaaaaaaaaaaaaaaaaaaaaaaagagagagagagaatacgCAATCATgtttcaaatatacaaaaacagCTATATCCAACtgattatgaatttttttttagaagaatTCATGCATCTACTGGAAGCAAAACCAAATTGAAAATGTTTGTTAATCAATCGATTTATATAGAACTTCACTTTTGATCATTCTATGATATTcaccatataaaaaaaatgatctaTGATCCATGTTTGCAACTTAGTTCTGTCCTTAAATCATCAGCTATAGTTTCTTGATCCACCAACTAACTCTAACAACCTATTGAAAATATAGGAGTAAGAAGGAAACCAAATCAAACTAGGAGCTAGATTCATATAATTGGTGAACGAGGGGTCTCCCATACATCAATaacattttctttattatgaaGAGTAAAAAGACGGTCACCACCAATTGAAAAATCACGAATTGGAAAGACTATGTCGAAGCTGTGATGTTAGAAGCCAATCAGAACCAAAATACACTGCAATTCTATTTCCCATTGATGCAAACAATTGGCCCTCGTGAAATGCCAATTTGGGACAACATGCAACAGAAGAAGGCCTAATCGTAGTTCTCCAATTAACACCCACATCAGTACTCCTCAAATCCATGAAACCCAAACCCACGTACCAATCTACTGCACAAATCGAACTACTCTCCTCTATCGTTATTGCATCTATAATAGCACAAAAGTACCCTTTGTTGCGATTATTAGCCAATGACCAAACGATATTGTTTTCTCTAAAGTCAAACAAGACGATATCATTCTTTGGATACAAATAAAGGGCCATCAAACAGTTGGTACCATGTAACCATTGCAGCTGGATAGCTTTTTCATGCTTGCAATATCGCGGCCTATGGAGGAAATCTATTAGCTTACCCGTGACTAAATCCCAAACGCCAATCCCATGGTCACCGCCAGTGTTTTCACAACTCGAGAACAACTTGTAATCTGAGACAAAAGCTAGTGTACTTGCTGTGGCAAATGGAGCTAAATCGTTCAATTTATCTGTAACTTGAAATTTATACCTCGACTTCCCTGTGGATGCATTGAATAGCCCCATGCCTCCATTAGCTAGCTTTTCATCAGAGCTTATCGCAATATTTTCAAGATCAACCCAACAAACATCATTCACCTTATCATTCCCAGTATGAATTATAGGGTGTTCGTCTAGCATCCAGTCGTACACGCGAACCACACTACCCTGACGCACACAACACCATCCACTTGGGCTAGTTCGAATAGCCCCAGCAACCTCACCATCCGCTGCTGGCCAGCCAGTTATGGACCGTGCCAATCGAGCCCTATTCCCGTCAAACGGACCCCACTCAGCTGACCTGACATGATCAAGAATGCCATAATAATCGGCCTCTCTGTATAGGAGTTTTTTATCGATATTCGGAGGAATATAAAGCTCCCCAGTTCTGAGTAGGTTAAGAAGGACGGCGAAATAATCAGGGTCTCTATCAATGAAGTGTTCATGAGTGACTGCTGAATCAGAATGCAGGTTCCAATTATCATCAAACATGGCTCCAAAGAGTGAATTTTTGCCAGCAATTTCTAAGGTTGTGGCCGTAGTTTCGAAGATTTTGCCACCAACATTGAGTTTCACCTTGTCTTTCGGAGTTCCCATTATTCAAAAGTTGCCAAAAATAGTgaaatgaagttgaaattttgctgaaaatatatggtgtatatatatatatagacctAAAAGGCATTAGTGGGCAGTCTATACCAATTCCCAAGGAGGAGAGCTACCTTGGGCATACAAAGAGTTTTGGTGTCTGTTTAGTTTCTCCATGCAGATttattttctccatgtttcaaTTCAAGGAATGTAAACGGTTGTTATTAAAATTTGAGATTGAgactgttattattattatttttaaagtctTGGAGGATAGTAAACAAATGACGGAttctaaattaaatttgtttctAATAAACTattttctccatgtttcaaTTCATGTATTGTTGCTCGGTTTTACAAAACCAAATTACCAATCAAAGAAGAGAATGACTTCTAACCTATGGCCAGTAATCATATTTTGCCATATTTTAAACtgtgtaactttttttttttttttttttttttaatttggttttcTTATTTGGGGTCATGACCAATTCCTCATATTTTGCTGTAATATTTTCCTTGCATTCCTACATCGATTACGTTTCTTTTTAGCTTAGGCCAGGGTCCATCGGAAACAAGCTCTCTACCCCCCACAAAGGTAGAGATAAGATCTGCTCACATCCTGCCTTTTTCAGACTCCACTTATGGAATTATAcggggtatgttgttgttgttggtcatGGCTAATCCAACTTAGCGCCACAACCTTCGATGATAGagtcaatctttttttttttttttttttttttggttaaccTTGCAAGATTGGTTCGATTAATTCAGTCTTACGTTGGATAGGCTAGAAATGACATGCCAAATTTTTTTGCGATTTTCGGGATTTAATCTGAATATTTTAGTTAATTAGGGTGAAACAATTCAATCATCCAACTACATCTACCAGGTGATGGTCAAATTTGTTCGTGTACTATGTGATATATCCTAATAGAAAGTATAGAAGTATAAAACTAATAATGACACGTGGAAGGTCAACCCCTGtaatatattcaaaataattgttATGAGCACATTTTTAAGCATCTagaaacgttttttttttaaatctttcaagTATAAACAGTCTCATAAATTTATCAGATTTTCATTTGTATAGATCTTGAAAATATTGCTATGATTTTATGAATATTTAAATAACACTCCTTTATTTACAAAGATtttgggaaatgaaaaaaatatgtaGGCTGGTAAATTTAAATCTGATAATGTGGGACAATCGAGTAGTTGGGCAGCCATAAGCTTTTTATTAATACTTTAGTAGTATTAAAATAGGAATATCACTTAGTtagattatatatattattcagATAAAATATCGGAACAGTATATTACAGTcattattataaataaaataaaattttcacatTCAAAATGTAGATCCAATAATATACTCGAATAGCCAAGGAGGCTTGTTGACTTTTCGAGCGAGGCTTGTCCACACATTCTTCAcccttaattttcttttaaagatCGTTTCAATATCtttttcaagaaattgaatCGAACGTACCATCTAGCATttcgtcccaaaataagtgtctgcatttgttttaaaataagtattatttTAGGAATTCAAGATAAAAATTAGTAAGTATTTCTAACTATATTCTTAGCATTAAAGAAGTAGTCTTCTTTAATATTgcttaattataaaaaataaaaaaaaatatgaatagTTTAGTAAACTGCACATcatatttattaatttcttaataatcatgatttttattaagataacatttattttgggacggagagagcAGTATTATAACTTTAATGAATCAAATCAAgtatattgttattactattattattatatccATGTTTTTTTTAACGGACAATGGTAGAGGAAAAAAGCGCTTATAAATTAAAGCAAAGAAATTGACTTGAAAGTTGTTCAACTGAAGGAGGACACCCTAAGTCAATGATGACCAAAAACACTTCTTTGGGTTCAATCGAAGATTTTTAGTGCCTCTTTTACGTACATTTTCAAGACGATAAAACAATATATGACATGTCATTAGATTAGTTGTTGTTTCAATTTTATCAGATGTGAAACAACATTCGATCATTTATAGTAGAACCTACATGGATAATCTATTTCTGACCAGTCAGTCCTCTTAGAAGATTAGAGAgcaactttttcttttcttttttcttctagttgtttccccttctttttttacCACGTGTCACCAAAAGTGGCAATTATACAACTCTAACATGGATAAAATTAGTTGGAGTTCGTTAAGATGGGTGATCGTCTAGTAGTCGATTTGAGGGTGAATTATGTAAGTATTATATTCTGCATAAGTAATACTATGTTAGTAGCTGTTTAGGAggtaaaaagtaattttttttttttttaccggaCAATGAAGAATTCTTTTTACCGGACAATGAAGAATTCAAACAAGGCAATCTGGAGGCGAATTCACTTGTGACTATTGAAAAATTGGTCCGCGAGgtgtttttatatgtgtgattttctatgtttttaaaaagtaatttattttaactATTCCAATTAGGATTCGTGAAAAAGAGAACTAGTTTAGGAAAGAAATTCTTTTAACTATTCCAAGTAGGATTCGTACAAAACAATATTCTTAAAAAGAACTTGGAAAAAACTAAAAGCATTCCTAACATAGACCAATTTCTGGATTCCTAGGGATAAATCACTTGACATAATTAATTATTGGCGGTACCATTTTGctataattatttattattggaaccggatatatatatatatatatatatatatatataatttaacatGTCATTTATAAGGTAAAACTCTATAaaaatgataagtctatgataatTAACGTGTTATGGTGTTCACCAGGATTTGACCAAAAAATCAAGACGATCACCATAACTTGCTGTTAAGGCAAGTCTACTTGGTGATTGGGCGTGATTTTGTTCCCGACTCTAGCCTAAAGATTAATTTTCGCACAGTTTTctttacgagatcataatttaAACGGTGGCATCAGAAGACGCTATTTGTGCAAATCAGCCAAAAATCTATAATTATAGGAATTAAAACCCTATTATATGATTAACTTGACAAGTGCCgtattataaatatattgaaAAACTAAGTCAAGAACAAATCACATGAGTAATATTTAATATCAATCGAGTCACACACCATGATTCAAAGAACTTAACTCATGCAATCTTGAAAACTGGAGACATGCGTAAATATACTTATCTATACCCTTGAAAAATTGATCACTACACCAAACTTGATCAACTAATTAACCACTATAAATTCCTCACTAAACAATCACTCTTAtatcctcaaaaaaaaaaaaaaaaaaaaaaaaaaaaaaaaactatagaAAGTGTTCCAAGTATTTCATATTATAGCCATGGCTAAAATAAACTCCCTCTCCTTTCTTATCATCCTTCTCATCATTGCCTTAAACTTTATTAAACTTTATTAATAGTTTAGCCAATGAACATAACTCTAATGATAATACTGCAATAATCCCACAAGAGAAAGATATCAAATGGTTGCATATTTGGCCATTTGTTCCACCACCACCTTCATCAACTGGTCATTTTCCTAAATTTCcattcccaaaaatatttccctgGCCTCGACTTTTGCCACCTAACCTTAATTCTCTAAGTACTGAGAAAAGTTCCGATTACATAAGCATGCACAACAGTCAGAACGTGCTGAAAAATAAATCGTGTGCCTCAATCATTGAACGATGTATAATTTGCGTTCGTCGCAAATGTTCTTTCTCATATGGTACTTGTTGTGAGGCTATTACTAAATTTGGTGCTAAGGAATGCAACAAGTTGTATGAATATGCCATGATTAAAAATCAGTGTACAATTAGCCCATTAGCTGCTCCTCCAAGTCAGGGGCGTATTTAGGAAGAAATTTTGGGACACGTGAACACATGATCTCTCCGTAAAttaggtattttatgtatatattttctaaaagtgGTATAATATTACCTACTGGAGCACATGCTACAAAAAGGATAAATGGTGCACTTGATTGAAGGTTGAGTTTTTTACCTAGAGAACTAGGGATCAATTCCCACTTAgcacatttttttccttctctttttttaatGGTGAACCCATGATCTAaaaatcctagattcgcctacagctaattaattaaactttgtGGAATTACTAAGATATTCAGACTGTGATTTATGTGAGAATAAATTAATGAAGTGGTTTCTTAGTGGTAATTATCAAAGTACAGTGTACTATGTTCGTATCCTTGTGGTAAATGCAATAAAAGAGTACTCTGCAATAAAATAAAGTTCTTGTTTAATATTAGATGCTACTGATCTTTCAGTGGCGGACCTGAGATTTTAAAGTTGTGGGTGCTCTGCTGCCTTTAACGTAGAACTGCCATTGCATAATTATTCACTAGGGCCTAGGGGTGACCTTTCTCTTGGTTGCCTAAATCATGAGTTTTTTTAAGTGTTATATAGTTCccattttttctctctctcgtattttgtttaatttaactTTTTATGAGCATTTTTCCTATAAATTCACTCCTAAtacatataataattaattaggGGAAAACAAagcttatttttattttggcatAATATATAGATAGACTCCTTAAGTTAGCCTTAACTGACAATTAAACACTTCAACTTTGAGAATACACATCTACACACTTCAACTCGTCCTCACTGTGTCTCGTGGACCTTAAGCCAAAAAGCCGCAATTATGAATTATCCCCTAGCTATGCAAACCCAAAATGAGTCATGAAAAGTAGTATTACTTAAGTATCAATATTGATTACCATAGGGTGAATGATATTACTTGGGCTGATTttgaaaatattctcattaataATTCTAATGAAAAACCAGCTAGGGAAAGCATGGAAGCATTCAATGCATAGCAATATTCCTATACCATATTATGTGTTAATAACATATTTTTATTAAACTAATTACTATTATTTTGGTTGCTGTGAACTCAAAATAGAAATCTAAATATAGATGGGGCCACTCGCGGGGGATCGGCTTGTAGTTGATTGGCCTTTGCATAGGTTTGTTTTCCTCTGTCGAAGAGCAGGTGAGTTGGGTGtgtaatattttttattgttttcaattgaatttttttttttcaatattcaaTATTCTCGATTTAGGAGAACATCAGTAGTGGGGTTGTTACATTCTCTTCCAGTTAAATATTTGTTTATCAGGCATAGTCGACTCTTTCTGGTAAAGTTGTACTCTTCTTGTGCAATATCCGATAGCAACTTTCAACTAATAAATAGTCACAGGATgataaagggaaaaagaaaactcCATTAACCATTAGTAGCTATTCAAATGaggataaaaagaaaatatttgttaaaCTAATAACACATGTTTATTTATCCACCAACCTCCTGAATAAAGTCAAGTTaaatagaaaattgaagaagaattAATCTAAATTGTCGTTCACCCAATTGCATAAACTATGAAGAGCAAAAACATCTATGAAGTAGAAAAATCCATGCAATCACATTAAACTATGGACGAGGGGTCTCCCATACATCAAAAACATCTTCTGTCGCATGCAGAGCAAAAAGACGGTCACCACCAATTGAAAAATCATAAATTGGATACACGACTTTGTTGAAGCTCTGATATTGGAAGCCAATTAGAACCACAATACACTGAAATTGTATCGTATATTGATGAAAACAATTGTCCCTCGTGAAATGCCAATTTGGGAGAACATAACTTATTACCCGCCCATAATGATGAATGCTTTTTGCCCCTCGGAGGTTCTCTCCATTCTACACTTGCATCAGTAGTACTCCTCAAATCCATGAACCCCAAACGCTCATCTAGATCTACTACACAAATGGAATTACTCTCCTCTATCGCTATCACGTCTCTAAAGTTTGTTGGATCAACATAAGGCTTGTTCACGCGATCCCTATCATAAGACCACGACAAAACCACCGTGTTTTTCCTAAAATCGAACAAGTTGATGCAACAACAACTAGCGACCATCAAACAATTGGTACCATGTAACCATTGCAACCTGATAGCATTACTATTCGAAGAATGTGGCAAGAAATCCATCTGCTTACCTGTGACTTGGTCCCAAACACCAATCACATGCTTATTGCTAGTGCTTTTACAACTGGAGAATAACTTGTAATCCGAGCTAAAACTTAGTGCACCTGGCGTATACCCCTTTCTTTCATCGGTAACCTGAAATTTATACCTCAACTCCCCTGTGGATGCACTGAATAACCCCATGCCTCCACTATCTAGCTTTGCATTAGAACTAATCACAATATTTTCGGAATCAACCCAAGAAACATCATTGACCCAACAATAATCACAAGTTATTGTAGGTTGCTCTTCTAGCATCCAATTGTACACCTTAACAATACGACCATAtaccacacaacaacaatattcaaaattgGCGAAATAGCGAAGAGCTCCCCTTATTGTTGGGCCCGTTATAGACCCGGCCAACCGGAGCCTATTGCCATCAAACGGGCCCCATTTAGCTGACCTAACATGATCCAGAATGCCATAATATTCGGCCTCTCTGTATAGGTGCTTTTTATCTATATTCGGAGGAATATAAAGCTCCCCGGTTCTTAGTAGGTTAAGAAGGACGGCGAAATAATCAGGGTCTCTATCAATGAAGTGTTCAGTGTTTGCCGCATTAGAATGTAGGTtccaattctcatcaaacatGGCTCCAAAGAATGAATTCCTGCCAGCACCCGCTAAGGTTGTGGCCGTAGTTTCAAAAAATGTCCCACCAACATTGAGTTTCACTCTGTCTTTCTGGCttttcattattcaaaaatgTTGTCGTGCCCTGAAATTCAAACCGGTACTAATGTAAGAAAAAAACTTCTTGAAAAGGGGGAGCTACACATTGGGTTGTTCGCCCAGAAATATTTACTGTCACTAgccaatatacatatatctttcacttaTGTTTTGATTTATGTGAGCACTATTTCCTTATTATACGTAGCGAAAGGAATGATctattttatgttgaaaaacaatttacctatgaaataatttataagcctttcaaaatatatgtactCATCTAACACTataagtttaaaagtcttctaaCCCCATTTTCTTAAACTGCTAAAATTACCGATCAAATGGTTAATAAATTGAAACAGTACATATTTTtgccaatatacatatattatatacttATAATTATACATCCGCTGACGTTTTTTTTATAAGAATCCCTCTTTCTCTTCTCGCACAATTACACTTTGGATGGTTGTAACTTAGTTGCTTTATGATATATCGTATTATGTCGTACTGTGCTGTAacatattgtattgtattgttttgatgaatacaaCGTTTTGATAGATCGTGTCGTTTCTTGTCATTGCATAATTTTAGACATCAACAATTTGAAGTATAAACATACAAGAAAAGTAGGATACAATTTAGATCTGTCATAAAAAGGtataaatgaaggatatatatggttattagataataagtaaagacaaaatgagaaaaaataaataaaataacgaCGCGATAACACCAAATCGGTCGTTTCATAAAATGTGACTTTTCATCATTACGTAACGGGATTTAacgatacgatacaataaaatttaagtgtcaatgatcaaaacaaacattgtgtaaactaacaacacaatacaatataatCGGATGTTGGAACATTCATAAGCTTGAAAACTTAACAAAAATAAGAGAGTTTAGGCATACatgaaacaagaaaaagagCAACATATTACGATGGATAGATTCATATGCTAATACTcatacaaaaagaaaatcattcaCAGAAAAAGTTCAAGATTTTTTACCGGACTCAGAAGAATTCAAACAAGGAAGTACTATCTGGGAGATGAATTCACTTGTGCCTACAGAAAATTTGGTCCATGAGGTATTTTTATACGTGTGAACTTctatgtttttaaaaatattttagaagGAAATTTCTTTTATCTAATCCAATTAGGGTTCGTcaaaaagagaaagaatatcttaTCACTATTCTAATTAGGAGTACTcgcgaaaaaagaaaaaaaaagaaagcctAAATACATAGATAACCCTTAAACTTGACATGCATGTTTTATAAGTTAGACATTTCAATTTAAATAGTGATCAGATAGACACTTTTACTTGAAAAAAGTGTGTCACATAAACACACATATCGATAAGACTATGTGCGGCCACTGACAATTCATTGAAGTTTCCAACCCCAAATAATTAATAGTAAGGGTAAAACAGGCATGtaatggtaaattatgtcttgggtTTTCAaactggacaaataaaaatggaaaattatttttaatatagagaacaagtaaaaatgaacaatCCATATTGCAAAAGGTAGTTATAATCCATAAATAGCTCTTAGAAGTAATTATGGCATGTAaatttttcttataaatttgggtaaaaaatatcccttccgtcattaaagttttcaaatatacccccgtCTTAAAGGAAATCCTCaacatatttcatttttaaacccgatttaactaaataaaaaatgcaTATGAGTTACCCGCTCCTATGCCTAGTGGCTCTAGTATAGAACTCAGGAATAAGTTAGTCGCATATGGGTTCTTTATGTAGTTGGATCGGACTTAAATGGAACGGGTTTAAAATTGAAATCGGGTTATGTTGAGAATTTTCattaagacaggggtatatttgaaaactttaataacTGGATGggtattttttatccaaatttataACTGACaatatttttaacccttttcccaaagtaaagggacatttttgacccttttccctttttataatgTATCATGTTCATTCACGCCCCACCTGCAATCATGACACTCAACTATAAACATGAAATTGAAGTTTCCATACTGTTAACAAATTATTGCGGAGCAGTTGGTGGAATTGTGAGCaaggaaaataataattatgtaCTATGAATATTGTAAAGCTTTAATCATTTCGCATTAAACAAAAAGACTAAGAACTTTTATTGAACTCTCCAAAGATAGTAAATTTGGAAAATCAGAAAC
It includes:
- the LOC132031915 gene encoding LOW QUALITY PROTEIN: uncharacterized protein LOC132031915 (The sequence of the model RefSeq protein was modified relative to this genomic sequence to represent the inferred CDS: deleted 1 base in 1 codon; substituted 1 base at 1 genomic stop codon), with product MAKINSLSFLIILLIIAXTLLNFINSLANEHNSNDNTAIIPQEKDIKWLHIWPFVPPPPSSTGHFPKFPFPKIFPWPRLLPPNLNSLSTEKSSDYISMHNSQNVLKNKSCASIIERCIICVRRKCSFSYGTCCEAITKFGAKECNKLYEYAMIKNQCTISPLAAPPSQGRI
- the LOC132031429 gene encoding BTB/POZ domain-containing protein At4g30940-like, with amino-acid sequence MGTPKDKVKLNVGGKIFETTATTLEIAGKNSLFGAMFDDNWNLHSDSAVTHEHFIDRDPDYFAVLLNLLRTGELYIPPNIDKKLLYREADYYGILDHVRSAEWGPFDGNRARLARSITGWPAADGEVAGAIRTSPSGWCCVRQGSVVRVYDWMLDEHPIIHTGNDKVNDVCWVDLENIAISSDEKLANGGMGLFNASTGKSRYKFQVTDKLNDLAPFATASTLAFVSDYKLFSSCENTGGDHGIGVWDLVTGKLIDFLHRPRYCKHEKAIQLQWLHGTNCLMALYLYPKNDIVLFDFRENNIVWSLANNRNKGYFCAIIDAITIEESSSICAVDWYVGLGFMDLRSTDVGVNWRTTIRPSSVACCPKLAFHEGQLFASMGNRIAVYFGSDWLLTSQLRHSLSNS
- the LOC132069514 gene encoding BTB/POZ domain-containing protein At4g30940-like produces the protein MKSQKDRVKLNVGGTFFETTATTLAGAGRNSFFGAMFDENWNLHSNAANTEHFIDRDPDYFAVLLNLLRTGELYIPPNIDKKHLYREAEYYGILDHVRSAKWGPFDGNRLRLAGSITGPTIRGALRYFANFEYCCCVVYGRIVKVYNWMLEEQPTITCDYCWVNDVSWVDSENIVISSNAKLDSGGMGLFSASTGELRYKFQVTDERKGYTPGALSFSSDYKLFSSCKSTSNKHVIGVWDQVTGKQMDFLPHSSNSNAIRLQWLHGTNCLMVASCCCINLFDFRKNTVVLSWSYDRDRVNKPYVDPTNFRDVIAIEESNSICVVDLDERLGFMDLRSTTDASVEWREPPRGKKHSSLWAGNKLCSPKLAFHEGQLFSSIYDTISVYCGSNWLPISELQQSRVSNL